The following proteins are encoded in a genomic region of Glycine soja cultivar W05 chromosome 17, ASM419377v2, whole genome shotgun sequence:
- the LOC114392697 gene encoding DNA repair protein RAD51 homolog A, producing MMAATMEQQQQRPQQQDEAEEIQHGPLPVEQLQASGIAATDVKKLKDAGICTVESVAYTPRKDLLQIKGISEAKVDKIIEAASKLVPMGFTSASELHAQRDAIIQITTGSTELDKILEGGVETGSITELYGEFRSGKTQLCHTLCVTCQLPLDQGGGEGKAMYIDAEGTFRPQRLLQIADRFGLNGADVLENVAYARAYNTDHQSRLLLEAASMMVETRFAVMIVDSATALYRTDFSGRGELSARQMHLAKFLRSLQKLADEFGVAIVITNQVVSQVDGSAVFAGPQIKPIGGNIMAHATTTRLALRKGRGEERICKVISSPCLAEAEARFQICAEGVSDVKD from the exons ATGATGGCAGCAACTATGGAGCAGCAGCAGCAACGCCCCCAACAACAAGACGAAGCTGAAGAAATACAACATGGCCCTTTACCCGTCGAGCAACTTCAG GCATCGGGCATAGCCGCCACGGACGTTAAGAAGCTTAAAGACGCGGGAATTTGCACCGTTGAATCCGTTGCTTACACTCCCAGGAAAGATCTTTTGCAAATCAAAGGTATCAGTGAAGCTAAAGTTGACAAGATAATTGAAGCAG CTTCTAAGCTGGTGCCTATGGGTTTCACCAGTGCTAGTGAACTCCATGCCCAGCGCGATGCAATCATTCAGATAACCACGGGATCGACAGAGCTTGACAAGATATTGGAGG GTGGAGTTGAGACTGGTTCTATCACCGAGTTATATGGTGAATTTCGGTCTGGGAAGACTCAGTTGTGTCACACTCTCTGTGTCACTTGCCAA TTGCCACTAGACCAAGGAGGCGGGGAGGGTAAAGCTATGTACATAGATGCTGAGGGCACATTTAGGCCTCAGCGACTCTTACAGATAGCAGATag GTTTGGATTGAATGGTGCTGATGTATTGGAAAATGTTGCTTATGCTAGAGCATACAATACCGATCATCAATCACGGCTTCTGCTTGAAGCAGCTTCAATGATGGTGGAAACTAG ATTTGCTGTAATGATAGTAGACAGTGCTACTGCCCTCTATAGGACAGATTTCTCTGGAAGGGGGGAGCTTTCAGCTCGGCAAATGCATCTAGCAAAGTTCCTGAGGAGCCTTCAGAAATTAGCAGATGAG TTTGGTGTGGCTATTGTCATAACAAACCAAGTAGTTTCACAAGTAGATGGTTCTGCAGTCTTTGCGGGACCTCAAATCAAGCCTATTGGAGGCAACATTATGGCTCATGCCACAACAACGAG GCTAGCTCTCAGGAAAGGGAGAGGGGAAGAGCGGATCTGTAAAGTGATAAGTTCTCCTTGCTTAGCGGAAGCCGAAGCAAGGTTTCAGATTTGTGCAGAAGGAGTTTCAGATGTTAAAGACTAA